A DNA window from Bradyrhizobium barranii subsp. barranii contains the following coding sequences:
- a CDS encoding NuoB/complex I 20 kDa subunit family protein, translated as MGLNPATASGPVVAPAPKGILDPSTGRPVGANDPFFLEVNSELSDKGFFVAATDDLITWARTGSLMWMTFGLACCAVEMMQVSMPRYDVERFGFAPRASPRQSDVMIVAGTLTNKMAPALRKVYDQMPEPRYVISMGSCANGGGYYHYSYSVVRGCDRIVPIDIYVPGCPPTAEALLYGVLLLQKKIRRTGTIER; from the coding sequence ATGGGATTGAACCCTGCAACGGCCTCGGGTCCGGTCGTCGCGCCGGCCCCCAAAGGCATCCTTGATCCGTCGACCGGCAGGCCAGTTGGCGCCAACGATCCGTTTTTCCTCGAGGTCAACTCCGAGCTGTCCGACAAGGGCTTCTTCGTGGCCGCGACCGACGACCTCATCACCTGGGCCCGTACCGGCTCGCTGATGTGGATGACCTTCGGTCTCGCCTGCTGCGCGGTCGAGATGATGCAGGTCTCGATGCCGCGCTACGACGTCGAGCGCTTCGGCTTCGCGCCGCGTGCCTCGCCGCGCCAGTCCGACGTGATGATCGTCGCCGGCACGCTGACCAACAAGATGGCGCCTGCACTGCGCAAGGTCTACGACCAGATGCCCGAGCCGCGCTACGTCATCTCGATGGGCTCCTGCGCCAACGGCGGCGGCTACTACCACTATTCCTACTCGGTCGTGCGCGGCTGCGACCGGATCGTGCCGATCGACATCTACGTGCCGGGCTGCCCGCCCACGGCGGAAGCGCTGCTCTACGGCGTGCTGCTGCTGCAGAAGAAGATCCGCCGCACCGGCACCATCGAACGCTAA
- a CDS encoding spinster family MFS transporter, with amino-acid sequence MVDVTSQMSVQTTAAAKPPARRYYVLGLLTIIYALNFLDRTIFNVLIEPIKKEFQLSDTMMGLLAGFGFALFYSLLGIPIARVADRLNRRNIVAVALAFWSAMTALCGAASSVTSLALARIGVGIGESAGSPASQSIVADLFTKNERPRALGIYAIGTYLGVFLGYFIGGYVNQHFGWRMAFYVAGLPGILLALILWLTISEPKRGAMQESFVPEPLGPTLRFLASQQSFIIVLIGFCLTTYTNYATAAWIPPFLARVHHLSSAEIGTYAGTFKGLAGMAGTLLGGFVVAQISRRDDRWKLWAPAITSGLAGPVFALCMLTQDFAMMVAMLALTSFLVGFHLGPIFAIAQTVAKPGMRALASALIALTATCFGLGVGPLAVGMVNDALKGTYGADAVRYSLLSAAVTTTLGALLFVWAARTIRGDIGRAAA; translated from the coding sequence ATGGTCGATGTGACGTCACAGATGTCGGTGCAGACGACTGCGGCGGCAAAGCCCCCGGCGCGGCGCTATTACGTGCTGGGCCTGCTCACCATCATCTATGCGCTGAACTTCCTCGACCGCACGATCTTCAACGTCCTGATCGAGCCGATCAAGAAGGAGTTTCAGCTCAGCGACACCATGATGGGCCTGCTCGCGGGCTTCGGCTTCGCACTGTTCTATTCCCTGCTCGGCATCCCCATCGCGCGCGTCGCCGACCGGCTCAACCGACGCAACATCGTCGCGGTGGCCCTTGCGTTCTGGAGTGCGATGACGGCGCTGTGCGGGGCGGCCTCGAGCGTGACCTCGCTGGCGCTGGCGCGCATCGGCGTCGGCATCGGCGAATCCGCGGGCTCGCCCGCCTCGCAATCGATCGTCGCCGATCTCTTCACCAAGAACGAGCGGCCGCGCGCGCTCGGCATCTACGCCATCGGCACCTATCTCGGCGTCTTCCTCGGCTACTTCATCGGCGGCTACGTCAATCAGCACTTTGGCTGGCGGATGGCGTTCTATGTCGCCGGCCTGCCCGGCATCCTGCTCGCATTGATTCTGTGGCTGACGATCTCCGAGCCGAAGCGCGGCGCGATGCAGGAGAGTTTCGTGCCGGAGCCGCTCGGGCCGACACTGCGCTTCCTGGCCTCGCAGCAAAGCTTCATCATCGTGCTGATCGGCTTCTGCCTCACCACTTACACGAACTACGCAACGGCGGCCTGGATCCCGCCGTTCCTGGCCCGCGTGCACCATCTGTCGAGCGCCGAGATCGGCACCTATGCCGGCACCTTCAAGGGGCTCGCCGGCATGGCCGGCACCCTGCTCGGCGGCTTCGTGGTGGCGCAAATCAGCCGCCGCGACGACCGCTGGAAACTGTGGGCGCCGGCGATCACCTCAGGGCTGGCCGGCCCGGTGTTCGCGCTGTGCATGCTGACGCAGGATTTCGCGATGATGGTCGCGATGCTGGCGCTGACCTCGTTCCTGGTCGGCTTCCATCTCGGACCGATCTTCGCGATCGCACAGACGGTGGCCAAGCCGGGCATGCGGGCGCTCGCCTCCGCCCTGATCGCGCTCACCGCCACCTGCTTCGGCCTGGGCGTCGGCCCGCTTGCCGTCGGCATGGTCAACGACGCCCTCAAGGGCACTTACGGCGCGGACGCCGTGCGCTATTCCCTGCTCTCGGCGGCGGTCACGACCACACTGGGCGCCCTGCTGTTCGTCTGGGCGGCCCGCACGATCCGGGGCGATATCGGCCGGGCGGCGGCCTGA
- a CDS encoding HU family DNA-binding protein: protein MAKKDSAKKDSAKKAAAPATITLKHLAADIAESQDLSKKHAEAVLTDMVDLIAKHLKKGDRVRIVGLGILQVRKRAARTGRNPTTGEAIHIKASKKVAFRPVKELKEAI, encoded by the coding sequence ATGGCTAAGAAGGATTCGGCCAAGAAGGATTCGGCGAAGAAGGCAGCCGCTCCCGCCACCATCACGCTCAAGCACCTCGCCGCCGACATCGCGGAGAGCCAGGACCTCTCGAAGAAGCACGCCGAGGCCGTCCTGACCGACATGGTCGATCTGATCGCCAAGCACCTCAAGAAGGGCGACCGCGTCCGCATCGTCGGGCTCGGCATCCTCCAGGTCCGCAAGCGCGCCGCCCGCACCGGCCGCAACCCCACCACCGGCGAGGCGATCCACATCAAGGCCAGCAAGAAGGTCGCCTTCCGCCCGGTCAAGGAGCTCAAGGAAGCGATCTGA
- a CDS encoding NADH-quinone oxidoreductase subunit A, producing the protein MSGILQNYLPLVVFIGVAGLIGLVLLIAPFIVAFQQPDPEKLSAYECGFNAFDDARMKFDVRFYLVAILFIIFDLEVAFLFPWAVAFGKLGATGFWSMVVFLGVLTVGFAYEWKKGALEWD; encoded by the coding sequence ATGAGCGGCATTCTGCAGAACTATCTTCCACTCGTCGTCTTTATAGGGGTAGCGGGCCTCATCGGCCTCGTGCTGCTGATCGCGCCCTTCATCGTGGCGTTCCAGCAGCCGGACCCGGAAAAGCTGTCGGCGTATGAGTGCGGTTTCAACGCCTTCGACGACGCTCGCATGAAGTTCGACGTCCGCTTCTATCTGGTCGCCATCCTCTTCATCATCTTCGACCTCGAGGTGGCGTTCCTGTTTCCCTGGGCGGTGGCGTTCGGCAAGCTTGGCGCGACCGGCTTCTGGTCCATGGTGGTGTTCCTCGGCGTGCTCACGGTCGGGTTCGCCTATGAATGGAAGAAAGGAGCACTGGAATGGGATTGA
- a CDS encoding MarR family winged helix-turn-helix transcriptional regulator, with the protein MSQTSSRDGHASPDADENHSPAPITVMLSSRLMVLANLLKRGAILRYKRLAGLSSVEFGLVASLGRRPPMSVARLAEAVGQDKGQISRALAELVSRKLIAKSANPKDSREVLVALTAAGLAAHDAIVEGAQERNRQLLEQLSKDEFETLLAQIDRLTATAEKMLEAEKVSR; encoded by the coding sequence ATGAGCCAGACATCGAGCAGGGACGGGCACGCGTCGCCCGATGCGGACGAAAACCACTCGCCGGCGCCGATCACCGTGATGCTGTCGTCACGGCTGATGGTGCTCGCCAATTTGCTCAAGCGCGGTGCCATCCTGCGCTACAAGCGCCTCGCCGGATTGTCCTCGGTCGAGTTCGGTCTCGTCGCCTCGCTCGGTCGCCGTCCGCCGATGAGCGTGGCGCGGCTCGCCGAAGCCGTCGGCCAGGACAAGGGCCAGATCAGCCGCGCGCTCGCGGAGCTCGTCTCGCGCAAGCTGATCGCGAAGTCGGCGAACCCGAAGGACAGCCGCGAGGTGCTGGTCGCGCTGACCGCGGCAGGGCTCGCCGCGCACGATGCGATCGTCGAAGGCGCGCAGGAGCGCAATCGGCAATTGCTCGAACAGTTGAGCAAGGACGAGTTCGAGACGCTGCTGGCGCAGATCGACCGTCTCACGGCGACAGCCGAGAAGATGCTCGAAGCCGAGAAAGTTTCACGCTGA
- a CDS encoding aromatic ring-hydroxylating dioxygenase subunit alpha: protein MKPAHTRIELTSVVRGTPMGELLRRYWHPVGLVSDATDTPKKVRALGEDLVLFRDKHGRAGLLHARCCHRGTTLYYGKVEEDGIRCCYHGWKFDTEGHCLEQPCEPDGGQFKDKVRQPWYPVEERYGLIFAYMGPAEKRPVLPAYECLENMDEGEFVEADDSSIGGGGPAIIPCNWLQHFENVVDPYHVPVLHGSFSGPQFTNMMASMPEVKFDKTPRGIAVRSIRKQDDGKVFYRVTEAALPTLRVVPNPRVAQFARVESIGWTLPIDDTSFRIYVAGRVKASGDIGRMRSKFNGKFWWDMTEQEHQQFPGDYEAQVGQGPVTVHSEEHFGQSDRGILMIRRMLSEQLEAMEADRDPIGVSFDASAAPVEFEAGNYIREG from the coding sequence ATGAAGCCGGCGCATACGCGCATCGAGCTCACCTCAGTCGTGCGCGGCACACCGATGGGAGAATTGCTGCGCCGCTACTGGCATCCGGTCGGGCTCGTCAGCGACGCCACCGACACGCCGAAAAAGGTCCGCGCGCTCGGCGAGGATCTGGTGCTGTTCCGCGACAAGCACGGCCGCGCCGGCCTGTTGCACGCGCGCTGCTGCCATCGCGGCACCACGCTCTACTATGGCAAGGTCGAAGAGGACGGCATCCGCTGCTGCTATCACGGCTGGAAGTTCGACACCGAAGGCCATTGCCTCGAACAGCCCTGCGAGCCCGACGGCGGCCAGTTCAAGGACAAGGTGCGCCAGCCCTGGTACCCGGTCGAGGAGCGCTATGGGCTGATCTTCGCCTATATGGGCCCGGCCGAGAAACGCCCGGTGTTGCCGGCTTACGAATGCCTGGAAAACATGGACGAAGGCGAGTTCGTCGAGGCCGACGATTCCTCGATCGGCGGCGGCGGCCCCGCGATCATCCCCTGCAACTGGCTGCAGCATTTCGAGAACGTGGTCGATCCTTATCACGTGCCGGTGCTGCACGGCTCGTTCTCGGGGCCGCAATTCACCAACATGATGGCCTCGATGCCGGAGGTGAAGTTCGACAAGACGCCGCGCGGCATCGCCGTGCGCTCGATCCGCAAGCAGGACGACGGCAAGGTGTTTTACCGCGTCACCGAAGCCGCCCTCCCCACCTTGCGCGTCGTTCCCAATCCGCGCGTGGCGCAATTCGCCCGCGTCGAGTCGATCGGCTGGACGTTGCCGATCGACGACACCTCGTTCCGCATCTACGTCGCCGGCCGCGTCAAGGCTTCCGGCGACATCGGCCGGATGCGCTCGAAGTTCAACGGAAAATTCTGGTGGGACATGACCGAGCAAGAGCACCAGCAATTCCCAGGCGATTACGAGGCCCAGGTCGGCCAAGGCCCCGTGACCGTTCACTCCGAGGAGCATTTCGGCCAGAGCGACCGCGGCATCCTGATGATCCGGCGCATGCTGAGCGAGCAACTGGAGGCGATGGAGGCAGACCGCGATCCGATCGGCGTGTCGTTCGACGCAAGTGCTGCGCCGGTCGAATTCGAAGCGGGGAATTACATCCGCGAAGGCTGA
- a CDS encoding FkbM family methyltransferase: MAQAPIQFDRASGALEGANLWERTAALALVTGSKISSHFSHMGYIACANLLRKTLPERNIAIRLNPDAVFEFPYGDGYWSKLLNRSYNYEDELEVLFADSIDVDYTLLDCGANYGYWSVLVSSKPFGSHKAIAIEPSGQNYTKLANNARVNGNRFETLKCAIGAARGTARLSGTKHEAFSIAGGPSAGGEDVPVLALDNLIDDGKVAAHGKYLIKLDVEGVEIEAIKGGARLLETDSVIMCEEHGSDRSHAVSRFILEQTPLKLIVFDPRSNRMETVTELSILDRIKVSTHVGYNVFGTASAFWQDRIDALNAKTARRMQ, from the coding sequence ATGGCGCAGGCGCCAATCCAGTTTGACCGTGCCTCGGGGGCCCTTGAAGGGGCCAACCTGTGGGAGCGGACGGCTGCCTTGGCGCTGGTGACGGGATCGAAGATCTCCTCGCACTTCTCGCATATGGGCTACATCGCCTGCGCGAACCTGCTGCGGAAAACGCTGCCCGAGCGCAACATCGCGATCAGGCTCAATCCCGACGCCGTGTTCGAATTCCCCTACGGCGACGGCTACTGGAGCAAGCTGCTCAACCGCTCCTACAATTACGAGGACGAGCTGGAGGTCCTGTTCGCCGACTCCATCGACGTCGACTACACGCTGCTCGATTGCGGCGCCAATTACGGCTACTGGTCGGTGCTGGTGTCGAGCAAGCCGTTCGGATCGCACAAGGCGATCGCGATCGAGCCGTCGGGGCAGAACTATACGAAGCTTGCCAACAACGCCCGTGTCAACGGCAACCGCTTCGAGACGCTGAAATGCGCCATCGGTGCGGCGCGCGGCACCGCGCGGCTATCAGGCACCAAGCATGAGGCCTTCAGCATCGCCGGCGGACCGTCGGCGGGCGGCGAGGACGTGCCTGTCCTCGCGCTCGACAATCTCATCGACGACGGCAAGGTGGCGGCCCACGGCAAGTACCTGATCAAGCTCGACGTCGAGGGCGTCGAGATCGAGGCGATCAAGGGCGGCGCCCGGCTGCTTGAGACCGACAGCGTCATCATGTGCGAGGAGCACGGCAGCGATCGCAGCCACGCGGTGTCGCGCTTTATCCTCGAACAGACGCCGCTGAAGCTGATCGTGTTCGATCCGCGCAGCAACCGGATGGAGACCGTGACCGAGCTGTCGATCCTCGACCGCATCAAGGTCTCGACCCACGTCGGCTACAACGTTTTCGGCACCGCAAGCGCATTCTGGCAGGACAGGATCGATGCCCTGAATGCGAAAACCGCGCGCCGTATGCAGTGA
- a CDS encoding TonB-dependent siderophore receptor, translating into MLRSVVLATASAFAVVPQASLAQSSAQGGAQNLPSVTVNAPEARRRAPAAAARRVARPSVETAASRRPLQQRNVGFVETPRGPVNGYVANRSSSGTKTNTPIMETPQSVSVIGADQIRDQKATKLDEVLRYTAGVRAGTFGADTRNDWWLIRGFKSDDIGLFLDGTQLFYTAYASWRLPPSNMERVEVLRGPSAVLYGGSSPSGIVNVISKMPPTEPIRYIETGVNNFGNAYVGFDVGGPVATQPQDGKLFYRVVGEIRNGDTQVNFTPDNNYFIAPSFTWKPDADTTFTVLASASKTDTRGINFLPYQGTVTNAPFGKIPTSFFAGDPSVDKFTREQEMLGYQFERNVTDDLTFRQNARFAHIDLTYRGYIGNGWDNINAASLGRYNWYAKDTANQADLDNQLEYRFNTGPVRHTMLFGVDLKGYQIDDYQAFNFGTVPPINVLNPVYGINIPLTGPPFRNFLITQKQAGTYLQDQMKLGNFTLVLSGRNDWVETTQAARDTGATLASNNDSQFSGRAGLIYNFDNGIAPYISYATSFNPIIGLNAQNQLFQPETGQQAEIGVKVAPKGFDGYFTASVFNLKRQNVPTTDPIITTLQNQTGEVTSRGIELEAVANATKELKFIGAFTAYHLFTSRDLNPALVGKTPTNTPELLVSGWADYTFKDGPLAGFGFGGGVRYVGASWADAANTLEVPAVVLGDLAVHYEWQNWRTAINVINLTDKIYVASCAAASSCFYGDRRRVTASVSYKW; encoded by the coding sequence ATGCTGCGGTCGGTCGTCTTGGCGACCGCGTCTGCTTTCGCAGTGGTACCGCAGGCATCGCTTGCGCAGTCCTCGGCGCAAGGCGGTGCGCAAAACCTGCCGTCGGTCACCGTCAACGCGCCGGAAGCACGACGCCGCGCACCTGCTGCGGCCGCCCGCCGCGTGGCGCGGCCGTCGGTAGAGACCGCCGCCAGCCGCAGACCGCTTCAGCAGCGCAATGTCGGCTTCGTCGAGACGCCGCGCGGTCCGGTGAACGGCTACGTCGCCAACCGCAGCTCGTCGGGCACTAAGACCAACACGCCGATCATGGAGACGCCGCAATCGGTGTCGGTGATCGGCGCGGATCAGATCCGCGACCAGAAGGCGACCAAGCTCGACGAGGTTCTGCGCTACACCGCCGGCGTGCGGGCTGGCACCTTCGGTGCGGACACGCGCAACGATTGGTGGCTGATCCGCGGCTTCAAGTCCGACGACATCGGACTGTTTCTCGACGGCACGCAGCTGTTCTACACGGCCTATGCGAGCTGGCGGCTTCCGCCGTCCAATATGGAGCGAGTCGAGGTGTTACGCGGCCCGTCGGCGGTGCTCTATGGTGGATCGAGCCCGAGCGGCATCGTCAACGTCATCAGCAAGATGCCGCCGACCGAGCCGATCCGCTACATCGAGACCGGCGTCAACAATTTCGGCAACGCCTATGTCGGCTTCGATGTCGGCGGGCCCGTTGCAACGCAGCCCCAGGACGGCAAGCTGTTCTACCGCGTCGTCGGCGAGATCAGGAACGGCGACACGCAGGTCAACTTCACGCCGGACAACAACTACTTCATTGCGCCGTCCTTCACCTGGAAGCCGGATGCCGATACGACTTTCACGGTTCTGGCGTCGGCATCGAAGACCGACACCCGCGGCATCAACTTCCTGCCTTACCAGGGCACGGTGACCAACGCGCCGTTCGGCAAGATCCCGACCAGCTTCTTCGCCGGCGATCCCAGCGTCGACAAGTTCACGCGCGAGCAGGAGATGCTCGGCTATCAGTTCGAGCGCAATGTCACCGACGATCTAACGTTCCGGCAGAATGCGCGATTTGCGCATATCGACCTGACCTATCGCGGTTACATCGGCAACGGCTGGGACAATATCAATGCGGCCTCTCTCGGTCGCTACAATTGGTATGCGAAGGATACCGCCAACCAGGCCGATCTCGACAACCAGCTGGAATATCGCTTCAACACCGGACCTGTCCGGCACACGATGCTGTTCGGTGTCGATCTGAAGGGCTATCAGATCGACGACTATCAGGCCTTCAACTTCGGCACCGTTCCTCCGATCAATGTGCTCAATCCGGTCTACGGCATTAACATCCCGCTCACAGGCCCGCCGTTCCGTAACTTCCTGATCACGCAGAAGCAGGCCGGCACCTACCTCCAGGACCAGATGAAGCTCGGTAACTTCACGCTGGTGCTGAGCGGCCGCAACGACTGGGTCGAGACGACGCAGGCCGCCCGTGACACTGGGGCGACGCTCGCCAGCAACAATGACAGCCAGTTCAGCGGTCGCGCAGGCTTGATCTACAATTTCGACAACGGCATCGCGCCCTACATCTCCTACGCGACGAGTTTCAACCCGATTATCGGGCTCAACGCGCAAAATCAGCTGTTCCAGCCGGAGACCGGCCAGCAGGCCGAAATCGGCGTCAAGGTCGCCCCCAAGGGATTTGATGGCTACTTCACTGCCTCGGTGTTCAACCTGAAGCGCCAGAATGTACCCACTACCGATCCGATCATCACCACGCTGCAGAACCAAACCGGCGAGGTGACCTCGCGCGGCATCGAGCTCGAAGCGGTCGCAAATGCGACGAAGGAGTTAAAGTTCATCGGCGCCTTCACGGCCTATCATCTCTTCACCAGCAGGGACCTGAACCCGGCGCTGGTCGGCAAGACGCCGACCAACACGCCTGAGCTCCTGGTCTCGGGCTGGGCCGACTACACATTCAAGGACGGACCGCTTGCGGGATTCGGCTTCGGCGGCGGCGTGCGCTATGTCGGCGCCTCCTGGGCGGACGCCGCCAACACCCTCGAGGTTCCCGCGGTCGTGCTCGGCGACCTCGCGGTCCACTACGAGTGGCAGAACTGGCGCACGGCAATCAACGTGATCAACCTGACCGACAAGATCTATGTCGCAAGCTGCGCGGCGGCCTCGTCATGCTTCTACGGCGACCGCCGGCGCGTCACCGCCAGCGTCTCCTACAAGTGGTAG
- a CDS encoding PepSY-associated TM helix domain-containing protein: MKARTVRLWSVVHTWTSLISTVFLLLLCLTGLPLIFHHEIDELLGYAPQPEAHAGAARATTQAVADAALAADPGRVLQYIAWDKDEPGIVTAFTNSAVDGLPDNTTVRAFDAVSTKLLGPVGIGPMLIMLKLHTDMFAGQPGKLFLGGMGLLFAIAIISGVVLYWPFTRRLRFATIRGHASRRVRWLDWHNLIGVVTVAWALVVGLTGVVNTWAELMLNQWKATELASMVAPYAGKPPPSHLASLDDVVARARQTAPGMEVAFIAFPGTPFTSSHHFAAFMRGDTALTARLLKPVLLDGETGEVADSRALPVYLQALLISQPLHFGDYGGLPLKVIWAVLDILTIVVIGSGLYLWLARRRKRAPARTDAFARRTPVPS; this comes from the coding sequence GTGAAGGCGCGCACGGTCAGGCTCTGGTCCGTGGTCCACACCTGGACCAGCCTGATCTCGACCGTCTTCCTGCTGCTGCTCTGCCTGACCGGCCTGCCGCTGATCTTCCATCACGAGATCGATGAGCTCCTGGGCTATGCCCCCCAGCCCGAAGCTCATGCGGGCGCGGCGCGTGCGACGACGCAAGCCGTCGCCGACGCCGCGCTCGCCGCCGATCCCGGCCGGGTGCTGCAATATATCGCCTGGGACAAGGACGAGCCCGGGATCGTGACCGCGTTCACCAACAGCGCCGTCGACGGGCTGCCTGACAACACGACCGTGCGCGCGTTCGATGCGGTGTCGACCAAGCTGCTCGGACCGGTCGGCATCGGGCCGATGCTGATCATGCTCAAGCTGCATACCGACATGTTTGCCGGTCAGCCGGGAAAACTGTTCCTCGGCGGGATGGGCCTGCTGTTCGCAATCGCCATCATCTCCGGCGTGGTACTGTACTGGCCGTTCACCCGCCGACTGCGCTTTGCCACCATTCGCGGCCACGCCTCGCGCCGCGTGCGCTGGCTCGACTGGCACAATCTGATCGGCGTCGTGACGGTGGCCTGGGCGCTGGTGGTTGGCCTCACCGGCGTCGTCAACACCTGGGCCGAACTGATGCTCAACCAGTGGAAGGCCACGGAACTCGCCAGCATGGTCGCGCCCTATGCCGGCAAGCCGCCGCCGTCGCATCTGGCTTCGCTCGACGACGTCGTGGCGCGCGCGAGGCAGACGGCGCCCGGGATGGAGGTTGCCTTCATCGCGTTTCCGGGAACGCCGTTCACGTCGTCGCACCACTTCGCCGCCTTCATGCGCGGCGACACGGCGCTGACGGCGCGGCTCCTCAAGCCGGTCCTGCTCGATGGCGAAACAGGGGAGGTCGCCGACAGCCGGGCGCTGCCGGTCTATCTCCAGGCGCTCCTGATCTCGCAGCCGCTGCATTTCGGCGATTATGGCGGGTTGCCGCTCAAGGTGATCTGGGCCGTGCTCGACATTCTCACGATCGTTGTGATCGGCAGTGGCCTCTATCTCTGGCTGGCACGGCGGCGCAAGCGCGCGCCCGCCCGGACCGACGCATTCGCCAGACGAACCCCGGTCCCGTCGTGA
- a CDS encoding NADH-quinone oxidoreductase subunit C: MDDAKLDALGQTIVSALPGAAIGHSVAFNQLTVDVEVSKIVEVVKYLRDDPKCRFINFTDITAADYPSREKRFDVIYHFLSPTLNARIRLKAQADETTQVPSLIDVFPGADWFEREAYDLYGVFFVGHPDMRRLLTDYGFEGHPLRKDFPTTGFVEVRYDDQEKRVVYEPVRLNQEFRKFDFLSPWEGADYPLPGDEKAGPKV; the protein is encoded by the coding sequence ATGGACGACGCCAAGCTCGACGCCCTGGGGCAGACGATCGTTAGCGCGCTTCCGGGCGCCGCCATCGGTCATTCGGTGGCCTTCAACCAGCTCACGGTGGATGTCGAGGTCAGCAAGATCGTCGAGGTGGTCAAGTACCTCCGCGACGATCCGAAATGCCGGTTCATCAACTTCACCGACATCACGGCCGCAGACTATCCGTCGCGCGAAAAACGCTTCGACGTGATCTATCACTTCCTGTCTCCGACCCTGAACGCGCGGATCCGCCTCAAGGCCCAGGCCGACGAGACCACGCAGGTGCCGTCGCTGATCGACGTGTTCCCCGGCGCCGACTGGTTCGAGCGCGAGGCCTACGACCTCTATGGCGTGTTCTTCGTCGGTCACCCTGACATGCGCCGCCTGCTGACCGATTACGGTTTCGAGGGGCATCCGCTGCGCAAGGATTTCCCGACCACCGGTTTCGTCGAGGTTCGCTACGACGACCAGGAGAAGCGGGTGGTGTACGAGCCCGTCCGGCTCAACCAGGAATTCCGCAAGTTCGATTTCCTCTCGCCGTGGGAAGGGGCGGACTATCCGCTTCCCGGTGACGAGAAGGCGGGACCGAAGGTCTGA
- a CDS encoding NADH-quinone oxidoreductase subunit D translates to MNEQPEQLRNFTINFGPQHPAAHGVLRLVLELDGEIVARVDPHIGLLHRGTEKLIEQKTYLQAIPYFDRLDYVAPMNQEHAFCMAAEKLLGIEVPRRGQLIRVLYCEIGRILSHLLNVTTQAMDVGALTPPLWGFEEREKLMVFYERASGSRMHAAFFRVGGVHQDLPQKLVDDIEAWCDPFLKVVDDLDRLLTANRIFKQRNVDIGVVPLKEAWEWGFSGVMVRGSGAAWDLRKSQPYECYAEMDFDIPIGKNGDCYDRYLIRMEEMRQSVRIMKQCIQKLNAADGKGPVVVEDNKVAPPRRGEMKRSMEALIHHFKLYTEGVHVPAGEVYTAVEAPKGEFGVYLISDGTNKPYKCKIRAPGFAHLQAMDHICRGHLLADVSAILGSLDIVFGEVDR, encoded by the coding sequence ATGAACGAGCAACCCGAACAGCTTCGCAATTTCACCATCAACTTCGGGCCCCAGCATCCGGCTGCGCACGGCGTGCTGCGTCTGGTCCTGGAGCTTGACGGCGAAATCGTCGCCCGTGTCGATCCCCATATCGGCCTGCTTCACCGCGGCACCGAGAAGCTGATCGAGCAGAAGACCTATCTGCAGGCGATCCCGTATTTCGACCGGCTCGACTACGTCGCGCCGATGAACCAGGAGCACGCCTTCTGCATGGCGGCTGAGAAGCTGCTCGGCATCGAGGTGCCGCGCCGCGGCCAGCTGATCCGCGTGCTCTATTGCGAGATCGGCCGCATCCTGTCGCATCTGCTCAACGTCACCACGCAGGCGATGGACGTCGGCGCGCTGACCCCGCCGCTGTGGGGCTTTGAAGAGCGCGAAAAGCTGATGGTGTTCTACGAGCGCGCCTCCGGCAGCCGTATGCACGCAGCCTTCTTCCGCGTCGGCGGCGTGCATCAGGATCTGCCGCAGAAGCTGGTCGACGACATCGAGGCCTGGTGCGATCCATTCCTGAAGGTCGTGGACGATCTTGACCGTCTTCTCACCGCCAACCGCATCTTCAAGCAGCGCAACGTCGATATCGGCGTGGTGCCGCTGAAGGAAGCCTGGGAGTGGGGTTTTTCGGGCGTCATGGTGCGCGGCTCGGGCGCGGCTTGGGACCTGCGCAAGTCGCAGCCCTATGAGTGCTACGCCGAGATGGATTTCGACATCCCGATCGGCAAGAACGGCGACTGCTACGATCGCTACCTGATCCGCATGGAAGAGATGCGCCAGTCCGTGCGCATCATGAAGCAGTGCATCCAGAAGCTGAACGCAGCCGACGGGAAGGGGCCTGTCGTCGTCGAAGACAACAAGGTCGCGCCGCCGCGCCGCGGCGAGATGAAGCGCTCGATGGAAGCGCTGATCCATCACTTCAAGCTCTACACCGAAGGCGTCCACGTGCCGGCCGGCGAGGTCTACACCGCGGTCGAGGCGCCGAAGGGCGAGTTCGGCGTCTATCTTATCTCCGACGGCACCAACAAGCCCTACAAGTGCAAGATCCGCGCGCCGGGCTTTGCGCATCTGCAGGCGATGGACCACATCTGCCGCGGCCATCTGCTCGCCGACGTCTCGGCGATCCTCGGCTCGCTCGACATCGTGTTCGGAGAGGTCGATCGGTGA